In a single window of the Cyanobacteriota bacterium genome:
- the larB gene encoding nickel pincer cofactor biosynthesis protein LarB gives MNQPEALKTLLDAVAAGTIDPAVALDKLKYFDFEPIANVANLDHHRSLRTGFPEVIWGIGKTPSQLVTIIKAMRERNSLVMATRIEPTVYHHIRGEIPDLDYYPNARICALRPPILGPTHPGTIGLISAGTADLPVAEEAAVTAELCGFRVQRFWDVGVAGLHRLLSHRQAIAAAHVLIVVAGMEGALPSVVAGLVDCPVVAVPTSIGYGAHLNGITPLLAMLNSCAAGVGVVNIDNGFGAAMLACQILRSAQRLHQQSS, from the coding sequence ATGAATCAACCAGAAGCGCTGAAAACCCTCTTAGATGCAGTAGCAGCAGGCACGATCGACCCAGCAGTTGCCCTAGACAAGCTGAAGTATTTCGACTTTGAGCCGATCGCTAACGTAGCCAATCTAGATCACCATCGTAGTCTAAGAACTGGTTTCCCAGAAGTAATTTGGGGCATAGGCAAAACCCCAAGTCAGTTGGTCACTATCATTAAAGCGATGCGAGAGCGTAACTCTTTAGTTATGGCAACTCGTATTGAACCAACGGTATATCATCATATTCGCGGGGAGATTCCAGATCTAGACTATTATCCCAATGCTCGCATTTGTGCGCTGCGGCCTCCTATCCTCGGCCCTACTCATCCGGGTACGATCGGGCTAATTTCTGCGGGCACTGCTGATCTGCCAGTAGCAGAGGAAGCTGCCGTTACAGCCGAGTTGTGTGGTTTTCGAGTGCAGCGATTTTGGGATGTAGGTGTTGCTGGGTTACATCGGCTATTGAGCCATCGGCAAGCGATCGCCGCTGCCCATGTCTTGATTGTCGTTGCAGGCATGGAGGGCGCTTTGCCTAGCGTAGTAGCTGGCCTAGTAGACTGCCCAGTAGTTGCTGTGCCTACAAGTATCGGCTACGGCGCTCATCTGAACGGCATCACTCCCCTGTTGGCGATGCTCAATTCCTGTGCTGCTGGCGTGGGTGTCGTTAATATTGACAATGGCTTTGGTGCAGCGATGTTGGCTTGTCAAATCCTACGATCGGCACAGCGTCTTCATCAGCAATCCTCATAG
- a CDS encoding membrane-binding protein, whose product MTRIQRPLDLRRSTIVIGSLLASVMFIGLARADSPNTPPSSRCDGSMQGQLLNGPGVCVFSSGNRFEGQFRNGKRHGPGTFIYRDGTRCQGLFVNQHLSGPGRCTFPDGSVYEGEFSDSQIQGKGTLTYPDGSSCTGFFRNQTLVGQGRCILANGNEYSGNFRNGIRFGQGTFTYANGTTCEGQFVNQLLNGQGSCSFPSGNRYVGEFRNGVSHGRGVFIFSDGARLEGTWQDGKFVPPPANNSPTNNNRPSPRNGSPPRDR is encoded by the coding sequence ATGACGAGGATTCAAAGGCCACTGGATTTGCGACGGAGCACGATCGTCATTGGCAGCTTGCTAGCCAGCGTGATGTTCATTGGTCTTGCCAGAGCAGACTCACCCAACACTCCCCCTAGTAGCCGCTGTGATGGTTCAATGCAAGGCCAACTTTTAAACGGTCCTGGTGTGTGCGTATTCTCTAGCGGCAATCGATTTGAAGGACAATTTCGCAACGGTAAGCGCCATGGCCCCGGTACATTTATTTACCGAGACGGCACTCGTTGCCAAGGTCTCTTCGTCAACCAGCATTTATCCGGCCCCGGACGGTGTACGTTTCCAGATGGCAGCGTCTACGAGGGAGAGTTCTCAGATAGCCAGATTCAAGGTAAGGGTACCCTCACTTATCCAGATGGCAGCAGTTGCACTGGCTTTTTTCGCAACCAGACACTAGTTGGGCAAGGACGCTGTATCCTGGCCAATGGCAACGAATATAGCGGCAACTTTCGCAACGGAATTCGGTTTGGGCAAGGCACGTTTACCTACGCCAATGGCACGACATGTGAAGGGCAATTTGTCAACCAGTTATTGAACGGACAGGGGAGTTGCAGCTTTCCCAGCGGCAATCGCTACGTGGGAGAGTTTCGTAATGGCGTAAGCCATGGTAGAGGTGTGTTTATTTTTAGTGATGGTGCACGGCTAGAGGGAACATGGCAAGATGGCAAGTTTGTGCCACCACCCGCTAATAATAGCCCCACCAATAATAACCGACCTAGCCCTCGGAATGGCTCTCCGCCCCGCGATCGCTAG
- the purQ gene encoding phosphoribosylformylglycinamidine synthase subunit PurQ, with the protein MNVGIIVFPGSNCDRDVAWVWQELLQQPTRMVWHGDDDLSNLDLVVIPGGFSYGDYLRCGAIARFSPAMQAVRHHVDQGKWVLGICNGFQVLTEAGLLPGALVKNRDMTFICDRVYLRVETNHLPWTRAYQTGEVITLPIAHGEGNYYADVDTLQELETNRQILFRYCSPTGEILDRDNPNGSLRNIAGICNRHGNVLGM; encoded by the coding sequence ATGAATGTTGGCATTATTGTCTTTCCTGGATCCAACTGCGATCGTGATGTTGCTTGGGTGTGGCAAGAGTTGCTCCAACAACCTACAAGGATGGTTTGGCACGGGGACGACGATTTATCAAATCTTGACCTAGTGGTTATCCCTGGAGGCTTTAGCTATGGAGACTACTTGCGATGCGGAGCGATCGCTCGCTTTTCTCCAGCTATGCAAGCTGTTCGTCACCATGTTGATCAGGGCAAGTGGGTGTTGGGAATCTGTAATGGCTTTCAAGTGTTAACGGAAGCAGGCTTGTTACCAGGAGCACTTGTGAAAAATCGAGATATGACGTTTATTTGCGATCGTGTCTACCTGCGCGTAGAAACCAACCACTTACCTTGGACGCGGGCCTATCAGACTGGTGAAGTTATCACACTTCCGATCGCCCACGGTGAAGGCAACTACTACGCTGATGTAGATACCCTGCAAGAATTAGAAACAAATCGACAGATTCTCTTTCGATATTGCAGCCCAACCGGAGAAATCCTGGATCGGGATAATCCCAATGGTTCTCTAAGAAACATTGCTGGTATCTGTAATCGCCATGGCAACGTCCTGGGTATG
- a CDS encoding SRPBCC family protein, which produces MPDPAMLKPVTVFEQSIQINTSATAVERCLTDHALMHRWLNPLLRCDPVGDWSVDVGSKSRFVIQIPWLQPTLESVVVERAPGLIVWGFDGFFRGRDRWECQPQDKGTLLLNRFEFEIPNPLVRIGFQIIAAGWTQQDMNAQLQRLKQVAERL; this is translated from the coding sequence ATGCCTGATCCAGCCATGCTTAAGCCAGTGACCGTTTTTGAGCAGTCTATTCAAATTAACACGTCAGCAACCGCAGTGGAGCGCTGTTTGACCGATCATGCCTTAATGCACCGATGGTTAAATCCACTCTTGCGCTGCGATCCAGTAGGGGACTGGTCTGTTGATGTTGGCAGTAAAAGCCGCTTTGTCATCCAAATTCCCTGGTTACAGCCAACCTTGGAGAGTGTTGTGGTTGAACGAGCACCGGGGTTGATTGTATGGGGATTTGATGGTTTCTTCCGAGGGCGCGATCGTTGGGAATGTCAACCCCAAGACAAAGGCACTCTGCTCCTGAACCGCTTTGAGTTTGAAATTCCCAATCCATTAGTGCGAATCGGGTTTCAAATAATCGCTGCGGGCTGGACACAACAGGACATGAATGCTCAACTCCAGCGCCTTAAGCAGGTGGCTGAGCGTCTGTAG
- a CDS encoding DUF3370 domain-containing protein translates to MLFLFALVPEVLVSPLATPSSPPLAAQPLTSQSFSVGQARPTPSRPMRLPPPSDVITPQDLLPPAMRALPPQEIMQPQEMRRLPGQLDNVPVFNSNSPEVVQQSGILLSTFPPEGMRSPHAHLNYAFQGRFDIFTHHVSRVRAPGDPTSLFQGILLYNPSDRPVTLNILQAASYLTRPDAIFITLPPYVEDPIGRVYAGPGSRVANDILRGRRQGIWQPTIVIPPRQSHLLMNLPIPVGDKLNDDLPASNARSTLMRVASDGPLYIANLALYAARNPDGTERPPTFEDWQQLLINGDLVTPRDLVPTPLSQQTGMSTEPADRFTYGRVAGVSLGSKWTAILTDKPSVNYLSIPRRGHSFSYGLNTLYRGRLSTGQIQTAPLIVRYPDTAYQAHGNYGVEYNLTLPLYNPTPQTQRVTISVQTPLKEDQTKGGLVFYDPPEERVFFRGTVRLRFADGRGGTETRFFHLVQKRGQQGEPLLILTMPAGSRTSVEVDFLYPADATPPQVLTVTTLDQ, encoded by the coding sequence ATGTTGTTTTTGTTTGCTCTTGTTCCTGAAGTATTAGTCTCTCCGCTGGCTACTCCATCATCTCCTCCCCTGGCAGCACAACCGCTAACTTCCCAGTCGTTTAGCGTAGGGCAAGCAAGACCAACACCTTCTAGGCCCATGCGGTTACCACCGCCATCGGATGTCATCACACCTCAAGACTTGCTGCCGCCAGCCATGCGAGCGTTACCACCTCAGGAAATCATGCAGCCACAGGAGATGCGTCGGTTACCAGGACAACTGGACAATGTTCCTGTATTTAACAGCAATAGCCCTGAGGTCGTTCAGCAATCAGGCATTTTGCTGTCTACGTTTCCACCAGAGGGAATGCGATCGCCACATGCCCACCTGAACTATGCGTTTCAAGGGCGGTTTGATATTTTTACCCATCACGTGTCTAGGGTGAGAGCACCTGGTGATCCCACTAGTTTGTTTCAGGGTATTTTGCTCTATAACCCTAGCGATCGCCCTGTGACCCTGAATATCTTGCAGGCTGCTAGTTATCTGACACGTCCAGATGCCATATTCATTACACTGCCTCCCTACGTTGAGGATCCAATTGGCCGTGTTTACGCAGGACCGGGCAGCCGAGTTGCCAATGACATTTTGCGGGGCAGACGACAAGGGATTTGGCAACCGACGATTGTAATCCCACCTCGACAGAGCCACTTGTTAATGAACTTACCTATTCCTGTAGGTGATAAGCTTAACGATGATTTGCCTGCGTCTAATGCACGATCGACCCTAATGCGAGTTGCCAGTGATGGCCCGCTATACATTGCCAACTTGGCGTTATATGCAGCGCGTAACCCAGATGGCACAGAGCGTCCACCTACGTTTGAAGACTGGCAGCAACTTCTCATCAATGGTGACTTAGTAACCCCCCGCGATTTAGTGCCAACACCCCTGAGCCAGCAGACAGGTATGTCTACAGAGCCAGCTGATCGCTTTACCTACGGGCGTGTGGCGGGTGTATCTTTGGGATCCAAATGGACAGCCATTCTTACGGACAAACCCTCGGTAAACTATCTCTCCATTCCTCGACGTGGTCATTCATTCTCCTACGGACTTAATACCCTTTACCGAGGACGACTCAGTACAGGGCAAATTCAAACCGCACCGCTGATTGTGCGTTACCCAGATACGGCCTATCAAGCCCACGGCAACTACGGCGTTGAATATAACCTGACATTACCGCTCTATAACCCCACACCCCAGACCCAGCGAGTCACCATATCGGTGCAAACCCCCCTCAAGGAAGACCAAACCAAAGGTGGTTTAGTTTTCTATGACCCGCCAGAAGAGCGAGTATTTTTCCGGGGCACAGTGCGGCTACGATTTGCAGATGGGCGAGGTGGCACTGAGACTCGATTTTTCCACCTAGTGCAAAAACGCGGACAACAGGGAGAGCCGCTGTTGATTTTAACTATGCCAGCCGGTAGTCGTACATCGGTTGAGGTTGACTTCCTCTACCCGGCTGATGCTACGCCACCCCAGGTTTTGACTGTAACCACACTTGACCAGTAG